A window of Oncorhynchus tshawytscha isolate Ot180627B unplaced genomic scaffold, Otsh_v2.0 Un_contig_16312_pilon_pilon, whole genome shotgun sequence contains these coding sequences:
- the LOC112214376 gene encoding probable G protein-coupled receptor 85, whose amino-acid sequence MIPPPSMANYSHAGDHNILQNVSPLATFLKLTSLGFIIGVGVVGNLLISILLVKDKSLHRAPYYFLLDLCASDILRSAICFPFVFTSVKNGSTWTYGTLTCKVIAFLGVLSCFHTAFMLFCVSVTRYLAIAHHRFYTKRLTFWTCLAVICMVWTLSVAMAFPPVLDVGTYSFIREEDQCTFQHRSFRANDSLGFMLLLALILLATQLVYLKLIFFVHDRRKMKPVQFVPAVSQNWTFHGPGASGQAAANWLAGFGRGPTPPTLLGIRQNSNAVGRRRLLVLDEFKTEKRISRMFFIMTFFFLTLWGPYLVACYWRVFARGPAVPGGYLTAAVWMSFAQAGVNPFICIFSNRELRRCFSTTLLYCRKSRLPREPYCVI is encoded by the coding sequence ATGATCCCTCCTCCATCTATGGCGAACTATAGCCATGCAGGGGACCACAACATCTTGCAGAATGTCTCTCCTCTCGCCACGTTTCTTAAACTGACATCCCTGGGTTTTATCATTGGAGTCGGCGTCGTTGGCAACCTCCTGATCTCCATCCTACTGGTCAAAGACAAGAGCCTGCACCGCGCACCGTACTACTTCCTGCTGGACCTGTGCGCCTCGGACATTCTGCGCTCCGCCATCTGCTTCCCCTTTGTTTTCACCTCCGTCAAGAATGGTTCCACCTGGACGTACGGCACGCTTACCTGCAAAGTGATAGCCTTCCTGGGGGTGCTGTCCTGCTTTCACACAGCGTTCATGCTCTTCTGTGTGAGTGTGACACGCTACCTGGCCATAGCCCACCACCGCTTCTACACCAAGAGGCTCACCTTCTGGACGTGTCTGGCAGTCATCTGCATGGTGTGGACGTTGTCGGTGGCCATGGCCTTTCCCCCGGTGCTGGACGTGGGGACGTACTCCTTCATAAGGGAGGAGGACCAGTGTACGTTCCAGCACCGCTCGTTCAGAGCCAACGACTCCCTGGGCTTCATGCTGCTCCTCGCCCTGATCCTTCTGGCCACCCAGCTTGTCTACCTCAAGCTAATCTTCTTCGTTCATGACCGCCGGAAGATGAAACCAGTCCAGTTTGTGCCTGCCGTCAGCCAAAACTGGACCTTCCATGGCCCCGGGGCCAGCGGCCAAGCAGCGGCTAACTGGCTGGCGGGGTTCGGCAGGGGCCCCACCCCGCCCACCCTGCTGGGGATCAGGCAGAACAGCAATGCAGTGGGCCGGCGACGCCTGCTGGTGCTGGACGAGTTTAAGACTGAAAAGAGGATAAGTAGGATGTTCTTCATCATGACCTTCTTCTTTCTCACGCTCTGGGGCCCCTACCTAGTGGCCTGCTATTGGAGGGTGTTTGCCAGGGGCCCCGCGGTACCAGGGGGGTACTTGACAGCGGCGGTGTGGATGAGCTTCGCCCAGGCGGGAGTCAACCCCTTTATCTGCATCTTCTCCAACAGGGAGCTCCGGCGCTGCTTCAGCACCACTCTCCTTTACTGCAGAAAGTCCAGGTTACCTAGGGAACCCTACTGCGTTATATGA